The genomic window CTGTGTGCGTAGGCTACTACTTCTTTTACTATTGCTATATTTTCGTCGAACTGATGGTGAGATGCATCTATCATTACTGATTTTGTTCCCAGATCAATGGATTTTTTTATATCTTCCACTACTTCATGATGATCCAGATGAAGTGCTATAGGTATGTTATACTTTTTAGCAGCTGTTTCGATTATTGCCTGTGCATAGTCTCTTCCTGCATAGTCAAATGTTCCCGGAGTACCGGCAAGTATCACTGCTGATCTTAATTCCGCTGCTGTTTCCACTATTACCTGAATTGTCTCAAGATTATGAAAATTAAATGCAGGAACAGCGTATTTTTCTCTTTGTGCCTTTAACAGCATTTCTCTTGTACTTACTATCATTCGCTTTCTCCTATCTTTACCATTATTTTTCCGCCTAATTTTCTCCCTTTTATTTCTTCCAGTCTTTCACAGAATTCATTCATAGAAACAGTGGCTCCGACTAATTTATCGATCTTTACCAGACCTTCGTCAAAAAGTCTTACTGCCTCTGTCCATTCTTTTCCGGGAAACGGCTTGGAATAATTCATCCACGAACCTTTTATTGTAAGTTCTTTTCTGTTTATTAATTCAAAATCCTTATACTCGAATGTTAGTGTACTGTGCGGAGTACCTATGTATAAAAGTTCTCCCTTTCCGGCAGCAAGTTTCAGAATTAAAACAAAACTCGGATTCGCTCCTGATGTCTCTATCATTATATCATATTTATCATATTCATTCTCTATATCTTTTTTACTTACATTATGAACCTCGTCTGCTCCCAGTTCTTTCGCAGCTTCAAGATTTTTTTCATTTATATCAAAGGCTGAAACCAGCTCTGCTCCATATGCTTTTGCACACTGAACTGCCAGAAGACCCATTGTTCCCACTCCGATAATCCCTACTTTTTTTCCCTTCACTTCTTTGTTCAAAAGACCAAGTCCGTGTAATACCACTGTTATTGGCTCAAAAAATGCTCCTTGCAGCAGATCGAATTTTTCTGGAAGTTTTTGAAGATTTATTTCAGGTATTTTTACATACTCTTCCATTCCGCCGTTTTCTCTCGAACCAATAAATCCATAATTTTTACATAGAGAATAATTACCTTCTTCGCATGCTTCACAGTTAAAACACGGTTTTAGCGGAATACAGCTCACCTTGTCGCCAAGTGCCAGATTATGAACTTTTTCACCAACTTTTTCTACTACCCCTGAAAATTCATGACCCAAAACTACAGGAAAAAATTTTGCCTGATGTTCGAACATTCTAGGAAAATCTGAACCGCAAAGTCCCGAATATACCACTTTTACCAATACTTCATCTCCTGTTACATTTTCTGGTTTTTCCAAATCAATTACCCCGAGTTTTTCATTTTCTAATACTGCTAATGCTTTCAAATTATGTCACTCTCCTATTCTATGTATATAATTTAACGGGCTGTATAAAAATAGAATTGCTTTTTATACTTAATGCCGGTATTTCCTGATAAAAC from Sebaldella sp. S0638 includes these protein-coding regions:
- a CDS encoding galactitol-1-phosphate 5-dehydrogenase; protein product: MKALAVLENEKLGVIDLEKPENVTGDEVLVKVVYSGLCGSDFPRMFEHQAKFFPVVLGHEFSGVVEKVGEKVHNLALGDKVSCIPLKPCFNCEACEEGNYSLCKNYGFIGSRENGGMEEYVKIPEINLQKLPEKFDLLQGAFFEPITVVLHGLGLLNKEVKGKKVGIIGVGTMGLLAVQCAKAYGAELVSAFDINEKNLEAAKELGADEVHNVSKKDIENEYDKYDIMIETSGANPSFVLILKLAAGKGELLYIGTPHSTLTFEYKDFELINRKELTIKGSWMNYSKPFPGKEWTEAVRLFDEGLVKIDKLVGATVSMNEFCERLEEIKGRKLGGKIMVKIGESE